A single genomic interval of Halomonas sp. GT harbors:
- a CDS encoding phosphatidylglycerophosphatase A family protein: MLDTINFWLATGFGLGLAPIAPGTVGSLLGIPLAWWLLSRPLVQQGVTIAVLLALAVPVCHVAAWHYAGLDHGSIVADEYLAFPLAVIGLQAARHPLVMALAFVVYRLFDSLKPPPIHLAEYVQGGFGIVLDDVIAALVTWGVMALILKFWQRGASEQRLNP; this comes from the coding sequence ATGTTAGATACCATTAATTTTTGGCTAGCCACCGGCTTTGGGCTGGGGCTAGCGCCGATCGCGCCGGGTACGGTTGGCTCGTTACTGGGCATCCCCTTAGCATGGTGGTTGTTAAGCCGACCGCTGGTGCAGCAGGGCGTTACTATCGCTGTTCTGCTAGCACTTGCGGTGCCGGTTTGCCACGTCGCTGCTTGGCATTACGCAGGATTAGATCATGGCAGCATTGTTGCTGATGAGTACTTGGCGTTCCCGCTAGCGGTTATTGGGCTACAGGCAGCACGCCACCCGTTGGTGATGGCGCTAGCATTCGTTGTTTATCGCCTCTTTGATTCGCTGAAGCCACCGCCAATTCATTTGGCAGAGTATGTGCAGGGTGGCTTCGGTATTGTGTTAGATGATGTTATTGCGGCGTTAGTGACGTGGGGAGTGATGGCACTAATACTGAAATTTTGGCAGCGCGGAGCCTCTGAACAACGTTTGAACCCATAA
- a CDS encoding NAD-dependent succinate-semialdehyde dehydrogenase, which yields MSNSITTVNPTTGETLETYALMDASQAKQIVEASHKAFLDWRLKPLEQRAKVVKAIGEALNAHKEELAELMVKEMGKLPSQARQEVELCAGICDYTAKHGPTKLADEKRNPSNGERGIVTYSPMGVIYGIQPWNFPAYQVVRYSIANIMAGNSVLLKHAENVTGSGLLLEKIYREAGLPENVFRTIIISHDVSDEVIAHKAVRGVTLTGSDGAGRKVAAKAAEHLKKTVLELGSNDAYLVLDDADLDVAVKTCVTGRVFNTGQTCVAAKRFVVTDANYEAFKERFVEKMKALKVGDPRSDDTDLGPMARVDLRDTLHDQVEESVRKGAKVLCGGEKPSGKGAFYPVTVLDNVTPGQPAYDDELFGPVAALIRAKDDEDAMRIANDSRYGLGGGIISKDVKRATELASKYFDTGMVFINGFGVATPEMPFGGVKDSGYGREHGGFGMLEFVNVKSVIVVKE from the coding sequence ATGAGCAACAGCATCACAACCGTTAACCCAACCACCGGCGAAACGCTTGAGACTTATGCGCTGATGGATGCTAGCCAAGCCAAGCAGATTGTCGAGGCCAGTCATAAGGCGTTTCTTGATTGGCGGCTCAAACCACTTGAACAGCGCGCTAAGGTGGTGAAAGCCATTGGCGAGGCACTTAATGCCCATAAAGAAGAGCTCGCCGAACTGATGGTGAAAGAAATGGGCAAGCTACCCAGCCAGGCCCGTCAGGAAGTTGAGCTTTGCGCAGGTATATGCGATTACACCGCAAAACATGGCCCCACTAAATTAGCTGACGAAAAGCGCAATCCCAGCAACGGCGAGCGCGGCATTGTCACTTACTCTCCCATGGGGGTTATCTATGGCATACAGCCGTGGAACTTCCCCGCTTACCAGGTAGTGCGTTACTCCATCGCCAACATTATGGCGGGTAACAGCGTGCTACTGAAACATGCTGAGAATGTCACTGGCAGTGGCCTACTGCTCGAAAAGATTTACCGCGAGGCAGGCCTACCGGAAAACGTTTTCCGCACGATCATTATCTCTCATGATGTATCTGACGAGGTGATTGCACACAAGGCGGTTCGTGGCGTCACCCTTACGGGTAGCGATGGTGCAGGTCGTAAAGTGGCGGCAAAAGCAGCCGAACACCTGAAAAAAACCGTATTAGAATTGGGCTCAAACGATGCCTATTTGGTTCTGGATGATGCTGACCTCGACGTTGCCGTCAAAACCTGCGTCACTGGCCGAGTGTTTAATACCGGACAGACCTGCGTGGCTGCAAAACGCTTCGTAGTGACCGATGCCAACTATGAAGCGTTCAAAGAGCGTTTTGTGGAAAAGATGAAGGCGCTTAAAGTAGGCGACCCCAGGTCAGATGATACCGATCTAGGTCCCATGGCCCGTGTCGATCTGCGCGATACTCTTCATGATCAAGTGGAAGAGAGTGTGCGCAAAGGCGCAAAAGTCTTGTGCGGTGGTGAAAAACCATCCGGCAAGGGCGCTTTTTATCCGGTCACTGTGCTGGATAACGTGACACCCGGCCAGCCCGCCTACGATGACGAGTTATTCGGGCCAGTCGCAGCGCTGATTCGCGCTAAAGACGATGAAGACGCAATGCGCATTGCTAATGACAGTCGTTATGGTCTCGGCGGCGGCATCATCTCTAAAGACGTGAAGCGTGCTACTGAACTTGCCAGCAAGTACTTTGACACCGGCATGGTCTTCATCAATGGCTTTGGCGTTGCTACCCCGGAAATGCCGTTTGGCGGCGTCAAAGATTCCGGTTATGGGCGTGAGCATGGCGGTTTTGGCATGCTTGAGTTCGTTAACGTAAAGTCGGTAATTGTTGTTAAAGAGTGA
- a CDS encoding CoA-acylating methylmalonate-semialdehyde dehydrogenase encodes MTTTTIHHFINGQISQGSSGLSQDVFNPATGNVTGNVVLASAYDVDSAVQAAKAAFPAWADTPPIRRARVMFKFLELLNAHKDALAEAITKEHGKVFTDAQGEVARGIDIVEFACGIPQLLKGDYTEQVSTGIDNWTMRQPLGVVAGITPFNFPVMVPMWMFPVAIAAGNTFVLKPSPLDPSASLMIADLLKKAGLPDGVFNVVQGDKDSVEALIDHPDVKALSFVGSTPIANLIYERGAKHGKRVQALGGAKNHMVVMPDANLDKAVDALIGAAYGSAGERCMAISVAVLVGDVADGVVAQLAERAMALKVKNGMQLDAEMGPIVTRQAHERITGYINKGLEEGAHLVVDGREFDVAQTGDGCAEGFWMGGTLFDHVTPEMTIYKEEIFGPVLVCVRVPDIATAIQLINDHEFGNGVSCFTESGSVAREFGRRIQVGMVGINVPIPVPMAWHGFGGWKRSLFGDMHAYGEEGVRFYTKQKSIMQRWSDSIDSGAEFVMPTAK; translated from the coding sequence ATGACAACAACCACTATTCATCATTTCATTAACGGGCAGATCAGTCAGGGTAGCTCGGGTCTTTCTCAAGATGTCTTTAATCCTGCGACGGGTAACGTTACCGGAAACGTGGTGCTTGCCTCTGCATATGATGTAGATAGTGCTGTGCAAGCCGCTAAAGCGGCATTTCCTGCTTGGGCTGATACCCCGCCGATACGCCGGGCTCGCGTAATGTTTAAGTTTTTGGAGCTACTCAACGCCCATAAAGATGCATTGGCGGAAGCGATCACCAAGGAGCACGGTAAGGTGTTTACTGATGCCCAGGGCGAAGTTGCCCGAGGGATTGATATCGTCGAGTTCGCCTGTGGTATTCCACAGCTGCTGAAAGGTGACTATACCGAGCAGGTCAGCACCGGTATTGATAACTGGACCATGCGACAGCCGTTGGGCGTAGTGGCTGGTATTACGCCGTTCAACTTCCCTGTCATGGTACCGATGTGGATGTTCCCTGTGGCAATTGCTGCCGGTAATACCTTTGTTCTTAAGCCCAGCCCTCTGGACCCCAGCGCCTCGCTGATGATAGCTGATTTGCTGAAAAAGGCAGGTCTTCCCGATGGGGTGTTCAACGTGGTGCAGGGCGATAAAGACAGTGTTGAAGCGCTGATCGACCATCCGGATGTTAAAGCGTTGTCGTTTGTTGGTTCTACGCCAATAGCGAATCTGATTTACGAGCGCGGCGCTAAGCACGGAAAGCGTGTGCAAGCACTGGGTGGCGCTAAAAACCATATGGTAGTGATGCCGGATGCCAACTTGGATAAAGCGGTGGATGCCTTAATCGGCGCTGCTTATGGCTCGGCAGGCGAACGTTGTATGGCAATCAGTGTGGCAGTATTGGTGGGCGATGTGGCGGATGGCGTCGTGGCTCAACTGGCTGAGCGTGCTATGGCGCTGAAAGTTAAGAACGGCATGCAGCTTGATGCGGAAATGGGCCCGATTGTCACCCGTCAGGCTCACGAGCGGATTACCGGCTATATAAATAAAGGCCTAGAAGAAGGCGCACACTTGGTGGTAGATGGCCGTGAATTTGATGTCGCGCAAACCGGCGACGGCTGTGCCGAAGGCTTCTGGATGGGCGGTACTCTGTTTGATCATGTCACCCCCGAGATGACCATTTATAAAGAAGAGATATTCGGCCCAGTGTTGGTCTGTGTTCGGGTGCCGGATATTGCCACAGCCATTCAACTGATCAATGACCATGAGTTTGGCAATGGCGTCAGTTGCTTTACCGAGAGCGGCAGCGTCGCCCGAGAATTTGGCCGCCGCATTCAGGTGGGTATGGTTGGCATCAATGTACCCATTCCGGTACCCATGGCGTGGCACGGTTTCGGCGGTTGGAAGCGTTCACTATTTGGCGATATGCATGCCTATGGTGAAGAGGGCGTACGTTTCTATACCAAGCAAAAATCCATTATGCAGCGCTGGTCAGACTCTATTGATTCAGGCGCTGAGTTTGTGATGCCTACGGCGAAGTAA
- a CDS encoding tellurite resistance TerB family protein, with protein MNASKILQQLMKQASGSRSSGNSSGNSGNGIDVRGVIDGLSRQLGGGSSSAGQGSRQGGGSSGFDMKSLLGGGAMGLLVGSKRGRSMGGKALKYGAIAGVGMLAWKAWQSSQEGKKGANSSNAAQNTSEGERVEVLSGEYQERRSLELLQAMIMAARADGHIDEQEQALITEQIDALGADQEMHRWVEQQLNAPLDAQALAREADSPQAAREMYLISVAVTDDQNPMERAWLDQLASALNLSPDMAAELERQAQQAG; from the coding sequence ATGAACGCAAGCAAGATTTTACAACAGTTGATGAAGCAGGCCAGCGGTAGCAGAAGTAGTGGAAACAGTAGTGGAAACAGCGGAAACGGTATCGATGTTAGAGGCGTTATTGATGGGCTGTCGCGCCAGCTAGGCGGTGGCAGCAGTAGCGCTGGCCAAGGTTCGCGACAAGGGGGCGGCTCTAGCGGTTTTGATATGAAGAGCCTATTAGGTGGCGGCGCAATGGGGCTGCTCGTTGGCTCTAAACGTGGTCGTAGTATGGGCGGTAAAGCGCTCAAGTACGGCGCAATTGCTGGAGTGGGCATGCTAGCCTGGAAAGCATGGCAAAGCTCCCAGGAAGGGAAAAAGGGTGCTAACTCGTCTAATGCTGCTCAAAATACATCCGAGGGCGAACGGGTAGAAGTACTTAGCGGTGAGTATCAAGAGCGGCGTAGCCTCGAGCTGTTGCAAGCAATGATCATGGCCGCAAGGGCTGATGGTCATATTGATGAGCAAGAACAGGCGCTCATCACGGAGCAAATCGACGCGCTAGGTGCCGATCAGGAGATGCACCGTTGGGTCGAGCAACAGCTCAACGCGCCGCTGGATGCACAGGCACTCGCCCGTGAAGCCGACTCCCCCCAGGCTGCCCGTGAGATGTATCTGATCAGCGTTGCTGTGACTGATGATCAAAATCCCATGGAGCGCGCTTGGCTGGATCAATTGGCAAGTGCACTGAATCTCTCGCCTGACATGGCCGCTGAGCTTGAACGCCAGGCGCAGCAGGCAGGTTAA
- a CDS encoding LysR family transcriptional regulator, which translates to MQENSALRAFVAVARTGSVSRAADQLCLTQPAVSLKLKQLQQHLGLTLFSRRPQGLTLTADGYALLPAAENALASALAFEQRASALHSTLRGKLKIGTIVDPEFIRLGKFLSRLMARAPQLETELHHGMSGNVLTKVEQGELDVGFFLAPPGEGSGSEILAWRELTHFHYHVIAPAGWETKLLDTRWEALAKLPWIVTPSVSAHHRLLERVLTPSGATPNRVAQVDQEACMLDLVRAGVGLSLARDALAMAERQESGLAVAENVRLPCALSMIWRKERAAEPTLKAALDTLDTVWPYRLG; encoded by the coding sequence ATGCAAGAAAACTCAGCGCTACGGGCATTTGTAGCCGTCGCACGAACCGGAAGCGTTTCACGGGCAGCTGACCAGCTCTGCCTGACCCAGCCCGCCGTCAGTCTAAAGTTGAAGCAACTCCAGCAGCACTTAGGGCTAACTCTATTCTCCCGTCGCCCTCAGGGGTTAACGCTAACCGCCGATGGCTATGCGTTATTGCCCGCCGCAGAAAATGCCCTTGCCAGCGCCCTGGCCTTTGAGCAACGCGCTAGCGCTTTGCACAGCACCCTGCGAGGAAAACTAAAAATCGGCACGATTGTTGACCCGGAATTTATTCGCCTGGGCAAATTTCTCAGCCGATTGATGGCTCGCGCCCCTCAATTGGAAACCGAGTTGCATCATGGGATGAGTGGCAACGTATTAACGAAGGTAGAGCAAGGCGAACTAGATGTGGGCTTTTTTCTCGCCCCTCCCGGCGAAGGATCAGGAAGCGAAATCCTTGCTTGGCGTGAGCTGACCCACTTCCACTACCACGTAATTGCTCCAGCAGGCTGGGAAACCAAACTGTTAGATACTCGCTGGGAAGCCCTAGCCAAGCTTCCCTGGATAGTCACGCCCTCGGTCTCAGCACACCACCGGCTGCTAGAACGCGTCCTAACCCCAAGTGGCGCCACGCCTAATAGGGTTGCCCAAGTAGACCAAGAAGCTTGTATGCTTGATTTAGTACGTGCGGGAGTGGGTCTTAGCTTAGCAAGGGACGCGCTGGCAATGGCCGAACGCCAGGAAAGCGGTTTGGCTGTAGCCGAAAATGTCCGTCTACCCTGCGCCCTTAGCATGATATGGCGCAAAGAACGTGCAGCGGAGCCAACGCTCAAAGCAGCATTGGATACGTTAGACACAGTATGGCCTTATCGGCTGGGGTAG